The following are encoded together in the Limanda limanda chromosome 12, fLimLim1.1, whole genome shotgun sequence genome:
- the ankrd9 gene encoding ankyrin repeat domain-containing protein 9 codes for MPWLLSPQDLVSPSERQCERSAFSFYRAVRERQPVWRLEDTRSMHVFSWEDGRARAFLPSEALLYALVHDHRDYARHLLDRFTLSALRAPRCSFCCRRCSGTPHLSVAVRCDRASILSAMLETLKRCGTQAERRELLDGSSSCDHVTDAGKSAVTLAVELSRAECLLLLLVHGARPRGLDVALQVLVSCDATRGDAQRSDAQRCLDLLLLFRPDAAPPRCLQEEPQRWQSLLGNEVFGWLRGLAPPPLLLQALRCLARFGPDQISTLPPLLQPHSWR; via the coding sequence ATGCCCTGGCTTCTGTCCCCTCAGGACCTGGTGTCTCCGTCCGAGCGGCAGTGCGAGCGCAGCGCGTTCTCCTTCTACCGCGCGGTGCGCGAGCGGCAGCCGGTGTGGCGCCTGGAGGACACGCGCAGCATGCACGTGTTCAGCTGGGAGGACGGACGCGCACGCGCCTTCCTGCCGTCGGAGGCGCTGTTGTACGCGCTCGTGCACGACCACCGGGACTACGCACGTCACCTGCTCGACAGGTTCACGCTGAGCGCGCTCCGAGCGCCGCGCTGCAGCTTCTGCTGCCGCCGCTGCAGCGGCACGCCGCACCTGAGCGTGGCGGTGCGGTGCGACCGCGCGTCGATCCTCAGCGCGATGCTGGAGACGCTGAAGCGGTGCGGCACGCAGGCGGAGCGGCGCGAGCTGCTGGACGGAAGCAGCAGCTGCGATCACGTGACGGACGCGGGGAAGAGCGCGGTGACGCTCGCGGTGGAGCTGTCACGCGCGgagtgtctgctgctgctgctcgtgcaCGGCGCGCGGCCCCGCGGCCTGGACGTCGCGCTGCAGGTGCTGGTGTCCTGCGACGCGACGCGCGGCGACGCGCAGCGAAGCGACGCGCAGCGCTGCCtcgatctgctgctgctgttccgaCCGGACGCGGCGCCGCCGCGCTGCCTGCAGGAAGAGCCGCAGCGCTGGCAAAGCCTTCTGGGAAATGAAGTGTTCGGATGGCTGCGCGGGCTGGCTCCGCCCCCCCTCCTGCTGCAGGCTCTGCGGTGCTTGGCCCGGTTCGGCCCGGATCAGATCAGCacgctgccccccctcctccagcccCACAGCTGGCGGTGA
- the rcor1 gene encoding REST corepressor 1 — protein MPAMLERNPEAPGKRRGRAPAGGGSSGPGAAVTHGGKSLSGNGTSTNSCWEEGSSGSSSDEEHGGGGMRVGPQYQAVVPEFDTDVAQAAQLRENPGMLVWIPSSCLNQSQLDEYIAIAKEKHGYNMEQALGMLFWHKHNVEKSLADLPNFTPFPDEWTVEDRVLFEQAFSFHGKSFHRIQQMLPDKSMASLVRFYYSWKKSRSKTSLMDRQTRKHKRERDNSDDEEAHRNNLSDSEVEQNKDDKREVSCGSEVKTSAGLKSGVKASQRMKKRPPRGMFLNQQDVVSLSSSSPQGLIRHLDGQLVSIKRQIQTVKQTNSALKDKISSGVDEFRQPEVNQKLNSRWTTEEQLLAVQAIRKYGRDFQAISDVIGNKSVVQVKNFLVNYRRRFNLDEVLQEWEAEHGVEGEDREEGGDGGEEGDGGDGGGEEEKMEVCPTEEKEVTAKDTKEDSSFPVDPHKPLAS, from the exons ATGCCGGCGATGCTGGAGAGAAACCCGGAGGCTCcggggaagaggagaggcagagcCCCGGCGggcggcggcagcagcggcCCCGGAGCAGCAGTGACCCACGGCGGGAAGAGTCTGTCCGGGAATGGAACCAGCACTAACAGCTGTTGGGAAGAAGGAAGTTCAGGATCCAGTAGCGACGAGGAGCATG gtggaggagggatgCGGGTCGGACCGCAGTACCAGGCCGTGGTTCCAGAGTTTGATACTG acGTGGCTCAGGCGGCTCAGCTCAGAGAGAACCCTGGGATGCTGGTCTGGATCCCGAGCAGCTGTCTGAACCAGTCTCAGT TGGACGAATACATCGCCATCGCCAAAGAGAAACACGGCTACAACATGGAGCAG GCGCTGGGGATGCTCTTCTGGCACAAACACAACGTGGAGAAATCTCTGGCTGATTTGCCGAACTTCACCCCGTTTCCTGACGAGTGGACGGTGGAGGACAGAGTCCTTTTTGAACAGGCCTTCAGTTTCCATGGAAAGAGCTTCCACCGCATCCAGCAGATG CTCCCGGACAAGTCCATGGCCAGTCTGGTTCGGTTTTATTACTCGTGGAAGAAAAGTCGCAGTAAAACCAGTCTGATGGATCGACAGACCCGGaaacacaaaagagagagagacaacag tgatgatgaagaagctCACAGGAACAATCTGAGTGACTCTGAGGTCGAGCAGAATAAAGACGACAAGAGGGAG GTCAGTTGTGGATCAGAGGTCAAAACATCTGCCGGACTGAAG tcaggtgtgAAGGCCTCTCAGCGGATGAAGAAGCGTCCCCCTAGAGGAATGTTTCTGAACCAACAGGACGTTGTCTCTCTGTCGTCTTCGTCTCCTCAGGGACTCATCAGACACCTGGACGGTCAGCTGGTGTCCATCAAGAGACAG ATTCAGACCGTCAAACAGACCAACAGTGCTCTAAAGGACAAAATCAGTTCAGGAGTGGACGAGTTCAGACAACCTgag GTGAATCAGAAGCTGAACAGTCGTTGGACGACGGAGGAGCAGCTGCTCGCTGTACAAG CCATCAGGAAGTACGGAAGAGACTTCCAGGCTATCTCAGATGTGATCGGTAACAAGTCGGTGGTTCAGGTGAAGAACTTCCTGGTGAACTACAGACGGAGGTTTAACCTGGACGAGGTTCTTCAGGAGTGGGAGGCAGAACATGGCGTGGAGGGGgaagacagagaagaaggaggagacggaggagaagagggagatggaggagacggcggaggagaggaggagaaaatggaGGTGTGTCCaactgaggagaaggaggttaCTGCCAAGGATACAAAGGAG GACTCGTCCTTTCCAGTCGACCCCCACAAGCCCCTGGCGTCCTGA